In Acidimicrobiales bacterium, one DNA window encodes the following:
- a CDS encoding nitroreductase family deazaflavin-dependent oxidoreductase has protein sequence MNPERRRSSGLGRVVSPVLAKLGARLLRQRWFARAPISLFDAGVGWVFGSRLVMVEHTGRRTGLARRVVLEVVDHPSPGTYLVSSGFGTRSQWLRNIEANPQVRIWVGRHRALPAHARQLSSEETAATLAHYSKRHPYAWSVLVPVFEATLGGPVDDLPLVAIQIDPLSEAR, from the coding sequence ATGAACCCTGAGCGGCGCCGGTCGAGCGGTCTGGGCCGGGTCGTCTCCCCGGTGCTTGCAAAGCTCGGGGCACGCCTCCTCCGCCAGCGCTGGTTCGCCCGTGCCCCGATCTCGCTGTTCGACGCCGGGGTCGGCTGGGTCTTCGGCTCGCGCCTGGTCATGGTCGAGCACACCGGTCGACGGACGGGACTCGCGCGCCGCGTGGTCCTCGAGGTGGTCGACCATCCGTCACCAGGCACCTACCTCGTGTCGTCGGGGTTCGGCACGAGGAGTCAATGGCTGCGCAACATCGAGGCGAACCCACAGGTCCGGATCTGGGTGGGACGTCACCGCGCCCTCCCGGCCCACGCCCGCCAGCTTTCGAGCGAGGAGACCGCTGCGACTCTCGCGCACTATTCCAAGCGGCACCCCTACGCCTGGTCCGTGCTCGTCCCGGTCTTCGAGGCGACCCTGGGCGGGCCGGTCGACGACCTCCCACTGGTGGCGATCCAGATCGACCCATTGAGCGAGGCGCGGTAG